Proteins encoded within one genomic window of Aurantiacibacter spongiae:
- a CDS encoding O-antigen ligase family protein, producing the protein MATAPPVPPPKPVRRQLLRSPVAHLQILVVLAVLVGGGGVAYGLRNLAVQLFALLVLALNGRRTIEFVQRGPRVLVALVLATLALPLLQLVPLPPAVWRSLPQRDLAGESLAIAGYDAGIWYPFSLDRARTLVAFCGTLAPATVIAVGTTLGQQGRIRLVRTLIVAALGAFALGTIQILSANTAAFPFINPPRPDILYATFANRNSTGLFFVITLVALIAVPWPKGRGWLAAAWTAGALLTLGTILTQSRSSIVLLLVPIAFVVLRVAFARFSASRANRVSFSPRIVVKTGLAALAAVIAVVAVAPDGGRVASSFARFETIETDRLGMWDDGTYVAGQYWPAGSGMGTFDEVFQVYESLEYVSPRRAGRAHNDYIEMAIEGGLTALLLAFAWLAWSGFAALRRRSGGEDWLCLGGGLAIACVAAQSLVDYPLRNQSLLCVVALMVILMAPRRDLEP; encoded by the coding sequence ATGGCCACCGCTCCCCCCGTCCCGCCGCCCAAACCGGTCAGGCGCCAACTGCTGCGATCGCCAGTGGCGCATCTTCAGATCCTTGTCGTTCTCGCGGTTCTTGTCGGTGGGGGAGGCGTTGCGTACGGTCTGCGCAACCTCGCCGTGCAGCTTTTCGCTCTATTGGTCCTCGCCCTGAATGGTCGGCGGACCATCGAATTCGTCCAGCGCGGCCCGCGGGTGCTCGTAGCCCTCGTCCTGGCCACCTTGGCCTTGCCCCTGCTTCAACTCGTTCCCCTTCCGCCCGCCGTCTGGCGATCTCTTCCGCAGCGCGATCTCGCCGGTGAGAGTCTGGCGATTGCCGGTTACGATGCTGGTATCTGGTACCCGTTCAGCCTTGATCGTGCCCGTACGCTCGTCGCGTTTTGCGGCACGCTCGCCCCTGCGACAGTGATAGCGGTGGGCACGACCTTGGGGCAACAAGGGCGCATCCGCCTCGTCCGGACATTGATCGTCGCCGCTCTTGGTGCGTTCGCCCTCGGAACCATACAGATCCTTTCGGCCAATACCGCGGCTTTCCCGTTCATCAACCCGCCCCGGCCCGACATTCTCTACGCAACCTTCGCGAACCGCAATTCCACCGGCCTGTTCTTCGTCATTACCCTTGTCGCGCTGATCGCCGTACCGTGGCCGAAAGGAAGAGGGTGGTTGGCCGCGGCCTGGACCGCGGGGGCCCTGCTGACGCTGGGAACGATCCTGACCCAGTCGCGCAGCAGCATCGTCCTCTTGCTGGTGCCGATTGCCTTCGTGGTATTGCGGGTGGCGTTCGCCCGTTTCAGCGCTTCCCGGGCGAACCGGGTTTCCTTCTCCCCGAGAATAGTCGTCAAGACGGGGCTCGCAGCGCTGGCCGCGGTGATCGCGGTCGTCGCCGTAGCGCCCGACGGCGGACGCGTAGCGAGCAGTTTCGCGCGCTTCGAGACGATCGAAACCGATCGGCTGGGCATGTGGGACGACGGTACGTACGTCGCCGGGCAATACTGGCCGGCCGGAAGCGGCATGGGGACGTTCGACGAGGTGTTTCAGGTTTACGAATCGCTCGAATATGTTTCGCCGAGGCGCGCCGGCCGCGCGCATAACGACTATATCGAGATGGCGATCGAGGGCGGTTTGACCGCATTGCTGCTGGCGTTCGCCTGGCTGGCCTGGAGCGGCTTTGCGGCCTTGCGCCGCCGCTCCGGCGGGGAGGACTGGCTCTGTCTCGGCGGCGGGCTGGCCATCGCCTGCGTAGCGGCGCAATCGTTGGTCGACTATCCGCTCCGCAACCAGAGCCTGCTGTGTGTGGTGGCGTTGATGGTCATCCTGATGGCGCCACGGCGGGATCTGGAACCGTGA
- a CDS encoding lasso peptide biosynthesis B2 protein yields MKDRLAQPARFRGSSWSSPHRIVRMLRGAPRATYELSRARLALRTLGIADIEQRNALSSDRGRDPDAARPDDAEIAARAGFVIERLASRMPFRSDCLVRALAAQSWLTQRGIATRIVIGAQFSPSREFGPHAWLSYGETIVTGGDVAPYTVLYDG; encoded by the coding sequence ATGAAAGACCGCCTCGCGCAACCCGCACGCTTTCGCGGATCGAGTTGGAGCAGTCCGCACCGTATCGTTCGGATGCTTCGCGGGGCGCCGCGCGCAACCTATGAACTGTCGCGCGCGCGACTGGCCCTCCGCACGCTCGGGATCGCCGATATCGAGCAGCGAAACGCCCTGTCCAGCGATCGCGGGCGCGACCCCGACGCCGCGCGTCCCGATGACGCGGAGATTGCCGCCCGCGCCGGTTTCGTGATCGAACGGCTTGCTTCGCGGATGCCCTTCAGATCGGACTGCCTCGTACGCGCCCTGGCGGCGCAAAGTTGGCTGACCCAAAGGGGGATCGCGACGCGCATCGTCATCGGCGCGCAATTCTCCCCCTCGCGCGAATTCGGACCGCACGCCTGGCTTTCTTACGGCGAAACGATCGTGACCGGAGGTGATGTAGCCCCCTATACGGTTCTTTATGACGGGTAG
- a CDS encoding tail fiber domain-containing protein, with protein sequence MSNNHANESRDSQYVRPQLTVYGTVRNLTGGSTGTQNDGGGVRARTQGGGGFGSDPRFKENVVEVGQHPAGFGLYLFDYKAEFRDEFGHGRRFGVMADEIADIAPDAVITREDGYRLVDYGKIGVTLH encoded by the coding sequence ATGAGCAACAATCACGCAAATGAAAGTCGCGACAGCCAGTATGTGCGTCCGCAGCTTACCGTTTACGGTACGGTTCGCAATCTGACGGGCGGCAGCACCGGAACGCAGAACGACGGCGGCGGGGTCCGCGCCCGTACGCAGGGCGGCGGCGGCTTCGGTTCCGATCCGCGCTTCAAGGAAAACGTGGTCGAGGTCGGTCAGCATCCGGCCGGATTCGGCCTGTATCTGTTCGATTACAAGGCCGAGTTCAGGGATGAGTTCGGTCACGGTCGTCGCTTCGGCGTCATGGCGGACGAGATTGCCGATATCGCGCCTGACGCTGTCATCACTCGTGAGGACGGATACCGGCTCGTGGATTACGGCAAGATCGGCGTTACGCTTCACTAG
- a CDS encoding asparagine synthetase B family protein, whose protein sequence is MSGIAAIFRRDGASLEPSVVEAMTDAMAYRGPDGISHWHGHGAAIGFCALHTTRQCAQSRQPLQDEAGDLVLAFAGYLANRDDLLRDLEQSGHVRPGRSDAELVMSGWRRWGTDLPRRLEGEFAFVVWDARRRMAYAARDHQGLRPLLYRWDGQTLVIASDMAALLAGLADPPALNEGYLAEIMADEWWSLDETVWSGVKRLEQAYSLTLRDGDLRLEEYWRLPASDRIRYQREEDYVEHYRQLLNECVGHAARTHRPLACEVSGGLDSSAVFAVAHNLEQEGRLPAPALRGYTLTGEPGSAADEIAYVEAIEDHLGVSIARAPLVFPDLFWFAERARDDRDMPMYPNSAMSLELEERMAADGCRVALNGHGGDHWLDGSRRYYRELVRERDWRNLKSRYADDAADLGAYRAIRLLLRLGLGQFLPPALKRFARRVTGEMPPGETGRAHWLDEPSRREVMRRAERYLDTLDRNESVSFRQRKHRSGALAMALELRERQLARNGLSSRSPMLSRRFIEFSAATPEHIRLRGRTRKFVHRRAMTGLLPPGVIARVDKAEFSETYYRHIPALKQRYISAPHHQGAAEILKINAIPELFADYCVAAIDEKPLWPLWGVYVGEILTELDASLR, encoded by the coding sequence GTGAGCGGAATCGCCGCGATCTTCCGCAGGGATGGGGCGTCGCTCGAACCATCCGTGGTTGAAGCCATGACAGATGCGATGGCCTATCGCGGTCCCGACGGCATCTCGCACTGGCACGGTCACGGGGCGGCGATCGGCTTCTGTGCGCTGCACACCACGCGGCAATGCGCGCAGTCTAGACAACCGCTCCAGGACGAGGCCGGCGACCTGGTCCTTGCATTCGCCGGCTACCTTGCGAACCGCGATGACCTGCTGCGCGATCTGGAACAGTCGGGCCATGTCCGGCCCGGCAGGAGCGACGCCGAACTGGTGATGAGCGGTTGGCGGCGCTGGGGGACCGACCTGCCTCGCCGTCTGGAAGGCGAATTTGCCTTCGTCGTATGGGATGCGCGCCGGCGGATGGCCTACGCGGCGCGCGACCACCAGGGTTTGCGGCCGCTCCTGTACCGGTGGGATGGTCAGACACTCGTAATCGCCTCCGACATGGCGGCCCTGCTGGCGGGTCTTGCCGATCCCCCCGCGCTGAACGAGGGCTACCTCGCGGAAATCATGGCGGACGAATGGTGGAGCCTTGACGAGACGGTCTGGTCCGGCGTGAAGCGACTGGAACAGGCGTATTCACTGACGTTGCGGGACGGGGATCTGCGGCTCGAAGAATACTGGAGACTGCCCGCTTCGGACCGAATTCGATACCAGCGCGAAGAGGATTACGTCGAACATTACCGGCAATTGCTGAACGAATGCGTAGGGCACGCCGCGCGTACCCATCGTCCGCTCGCATGCGAAGTTAGCGGCGGCCTCGATTCTTCCGCGGTTTTCGCGGTTGCGCACAACCTGGAACAGGAAGGTCGACTGCCCGCTCCTGCCCTTCGCGGCTATACTCTGACTGGTGAACCGGGCTCCGCTGCGGACGAGATCGCTTACGTCGAAGCGATAGAAGATCACCTTGGCGTGTCGATCGCCCGCGCCCCTCTCGTCTTTCCGGACCTTTTCTGGTTCGCCGAGCGGGCGCGAGACGATCGCGACATGCCGATGTACCCGAATTCCGCGATGTCGCTCGAACTCGAGGAGAGGATGGCGGCAGATGGCTGCCGCGTCGCGCTCAACGGCCATGGCGGCGATCATTGGCTGGACGGCAGCCGCCGCTATTACAGGGAACTGGTACGCGAACGAGACTGGCGAAACCTGAAGTCCCGTTATGCGGATGATGCCGCCGACCTCGGTGCCTACCGGGCGATACGCCTGCTCCTGCGATTGGGCCTCGGCCAGTTCCTGCCCCCCGCGCTGAAGCGATTCGCGCGCCGCGTCACCGGCGAAATGCCCCCCGGCGAGACAGGTAGGGCGCATTGGCTCGACGAACCATCGCGGCGGGAAGTGATGCGGCGCGCCGAACGCTATCTCGACACCCTGGATCGCAACGAGTCGGTAAGTTTCCGGCAGCGAAAGCATCGATCCGGAGCGCTGGCGATGGCGCTCGAACTGCGAGAACGGCAGTTGGCCCGCAACGGTCTTTCCAGCCGCAGCCCGATGCTATCGCGAAGATTTATCGAATTTTCTGCGGCCACGCCCGAGCATATCCGCCTTCGTGGAAGAACCCGGAAATTCGTGCATCGGCGCGCCATGACCGGATTGCTTCCCCCCGGTGTCATCGCCCGGGTCGACAAGGCGGAATTCAGCGAAACCTACTATCGGCACATCCCGGCACTTAAGCAAAGATACATATCTGCTCCCCATCATCAGGGCGCTGCAGAAATTCTGAAAATCAACGCAATTCCGGAACTTTTCGCCGATTATTGCGTCGCAGCAATTGACGAAAAGCCCTTATGGCCTCTATGGGGTGTATACGTAGGTGAAATATTGACGGAGCTGGACGCATCGCTCCGATGA